From a region of the Mus pahari chromosome 12, PAHARI_EIJ_v1.1, whole genome shotgun sequence genome:
- the Tnfrsf17 gene encoding tumor necrosis factor receptor superfamily member 17 has product MIFCPLFPFLSVIQSLMAQQCFHSEYFDSLLHACKPCHLRCSNPPATCQPYCDPSMTSSVRGTYTVLWIFLGLTLVLFLALFTLSFLLRKMNPEALKDKPQSPGQLDGSAQLDKADTELTRSRAGDERILPRSLEYTVEECTCEDCVKSKPKGDSDHFFPLPAMEEGATILVTTKTADYGKSSVPTALQSIMGMEKPTHTR; this is encoded by the exons ATGATTTTCTGTCCGCTCTTCCCGTTTCTTTCAGTGATCCAGTCCCTCATGGCTCAGCAGTGTTTCCACAGTGAATATTTTGACAGTCTGCTGCATGCTTGCAAACCATGCCACTTGAGATGTTCCAACCCTCCTGCAACCTGTCAGCCTTACTGTGATCCAA GCATGACCAGTTCAGTGAGAGGGACATACACGGTGCTCTGGATCTTCTTGGGGCTGACCTTGGTCCTCTTTTTGGCACTTTTCACACTCTCATTCTTGCTGAGGAAGATGAACCCCGAGGCCCTGAAGGACAAGCCTCAAAGCCCAGGTCAGCTTGACG GATCGGCTCAGCTGGACAAGGCCGACACCGAGCTGACTAGGAGCAGGGCTGGTGACGAAAGGATTCTTCCCCGAAGCCTGGAGTATACAGTGGAAGAGTGCACCTGTGAGGACTGTGTCAAGAGCAAACCCAAGGGGGATTCTGACCATTTCTTCCCGCTTCCAGCCATGGAGGAGGGGGCAACCATTCTTGTCACCACGAAAACAGCTGACTACGGCAAGTCAAGTGTGCCAACTGCTTTGCAAAGCATCATGGGGATGGAGAAGCCGACTCACACTAGATAA